A genome region from Etheostoma cragini isolate CJK2018 chromosome 4, CSU_Ecrag_1.0, whole genome shotgun sequence includes the following:
- the LOC117942926 gene encoding N-acylethanolamine-hydrolyzing acid amidase-like, with translation MLRAAVLLLGLVVSCRAQFAPPTLNISLDEDPELRWMPLTKVFDVDYLKKAAAEVIDKTVPKWVHHVVTPIVKALEKYVPQPYAGEIRGMASHLGGSISDIIILNFAYEISAFCTSIVAQDKNGHVYHGRNLDYPHPVLRNLTINVIFLKNGKVAYSGTSFAGYVGLWTGQSPNKFTVSGDQRGSEHWWNWLKNVASAFLFRRSPVSWLVRETLEEAEDFQDAVMRLSKIPIITGVYYIVGGVREGEGAVITRDRAGPADIWPLDPVNGGWYRVETNFDHWLPPLDHRRDAANKALNATGQDHINMETIFQVLSLFPVCNGGTVYTTIMTAASPEKYKTLVRPQGCQPS, from the exons ATATCAGTCTGGATGAAGACCCAGAACTGAGATGGATGCCTCTAACTAAAGTCTTTGACGTAGACTACCTGAAGAAAGCCGCCGCTGAGGTCATTGA CAAAACAGTTCCAAAATGGGTGCATCATGTAGTTACACCTATTGTGAAGGCCTTGGAGAAGTACGTTCCTCAGCCTTATGCAGGAGAGATCCGTGGCATGGCTTCACACTTAGGAGGAAGCATTTCAGATATCATCATTCTCAACTTTGCCTATGAAATATCTGC ATTTTGCACAAGCATCGTAGCTCAGGACAAAAATGGACATGTGTACCACGGCAGGAATCTTGATTATCCACATCCTGTTCTAAGGAATCTGACTATCAACGTAATTTTCCTTAAGAATGGaaag GTGGCGTACAGTGGCACTTCGTTTGCTGGCTACGTTGGCCTGTGGACGGGACAGAGTCCTAACAAGTTTACTGTCTCTGGAGACCAGCGAG GCAGTGAACACTGGTGGAATTGGTTGAAGAATGTGGcgtctgcttttctttttcggaGATCCCCCGTCAGCTGGCTGGTGAGGGAG ACACTGGAGGAAGCAGAGGACTTTCAAGATGCAGTGATGCGTCTCTCCAAGATACCCATCATCACTGGGGTGTATTACATAGTGGGTGGGGTGCGAGAAGGGGAAGGAGCTGTCATCACCAGAGACCGAGCGGGCCCTGCTGATATCTGGCCACTGGATCCTGTAAATGGAGG ATGGTACAGAGTGGAGACAAACTTTGACCACTGGCTTCCTCCCCTAGATCACAGAAG AGACGCAGCCAACAAAGCCCTAAATGCTACTGGCCAAGATCACATAAACATGGAGACCATTTTTCAG GTTTTGTCACTGTTTCCAGTGTGTAATGG AGGTACTGTTTACACAACCATAATGACTGCAGCATCCCCCGAGAAGTACAAGACACTTGTCAGGCCACAg GGCTGCCAACCGTCGTGA